In Hamadaea flava, a genomic segment contains:
- a CDS encoding AbfB domain-containing protein, with the protein MTRLLRMGSALILAAATVLIGATPAHSAYVPKTPPLSTPWTSQVSLTNPLPEYPRPQLTRSDWQSLNGQWQFAHATGLTNPPVGQTLGETILVPYPVESALSGIMRHENHMWYRRTFTVPSGWSGRRVQLNFGAVTWQAAIWVNGQSVGGHTGGYESFSVDVTTALNGGTNEIIVGVYSPVDAAGIPLGKQRLSPSGIFYTAASGIWQSVWLEPTVAAHVTRLDTTPDIVAGQLDLVVQTGGGTAQGVLAEVLSGGAFVGSATGSPGAHLRVTIPNARLWSPDDPFLYDLRVTLTGTGGGDVVGGYFGMRSIAKAVVNGFLRPVLNGRFVFQIGTLDQGYWPDGSYTAPTDAALAFDLQQQKNLGFNTVRKHIKVEPARWYYWADRLGLMVWQDMPSMRTGVTPSTSDRTNFESELHRMVDQLRGITSIVQWQPFNEGWGEYDPARIADLVKSWDPTRLVDNNSGSNCCGFDGGNGDAIDDHIYVGPGQTQLPSVTRVAELGEFGGLGLIVPGHEWQAGAGFSYEMEPDSATLTKRYAEVTDTLQGLIFARGLSASIYTEPTDVENERNGFYTYDRQVLKMDAAQVRAANLAVQAAAGGLRLNTLVSLGATTSCCTTRYLRQNPLGVTVPVTSGSGDVTKQDTTFRLRAGLADAACYSFESRNYPGQYLRHSAYRVQRAVNDGSSLFAQDATFCVRTGHTAQGVSFESKNFPGRFLRHIDSEVYIAANGGPNSFDNAASWAADTTWQVAAPWWRSGASLATDQAVSLQVVTACCTNRYLRHYNGLGYTEVVTSAGDATLKADATFVVRHGLADSSCYSFESRNFPGQYLRHAQFRVRKDANDGTATFAQDATFCAQPGRLAGSDVTLTSYNIATRAIRHYASEVWIAAEGGPNSPYDAAGSYAADVTWHPAAAWG; encoded by the coding sequence ATGACCAGACTCCTTCGCATGGGCTCGGCCCTGATCCTCGCCGCAGCCACCGTCCTCATCGGAGCGACGCCGGCGCACAGCGCGTACGTGCCCAAGACCCCGCCGCTCAGCACGCCCTGGACCAGCCAGGTGTCGCTGACCAACCCGCTGCCGGAGTACCCGCGGCCCCAGCTCACCCGGTCCGACTGGCAGAGCCTCAACGGTCAGTGGCAGTTCGCCCACGCGACCGGGCTGACCAACCCGCCCGTCGGGCAGACCCTGGGCGAGACGATCCTCGTGCCGTATCCGGTGGAGTCGGCGCTGTCGGGGATCATGCGGCACGAGAACCACATGTGGTACCGGCGTACCTTCACCGTGCCGTCGGGCTGGTCGGGCCGCCGCGTCCAGCTCAACTTCGGTGCGGTCACCTGGCAGGCCGCGATCTGGGTGAACGGCCAGTCGGTCGGCGGCCACACCGGCGGATACGAGTCCTTCAGCGTCGACGTCACCACCGCCCTCAACGGCGGGACCAATGAGATCATCGTCGGGGTCTACTCCCCCGTCGACGCGGCCGGCATACCGCTGGGCAAGCAGCGGCTGAGCCCGAGCGGGATCTTCTACACCGCCGCCTCCGGCATCTGGCAGAGCGTCTGGCTGGAGCCGACCGTCGCCGCCCACGTCACCAGGCTCGACACCACGCCTGACATCGTCGCCGGGCAGCTGGATCTGGTGGTGCAGACGGGCGGCGGGACGGCGCAGGGCGTACTGGCCGAGGTGCTCAGCGGCGGCGCATTCGTCGGCAGCGCCACCGGTTCGCCCGGCGCGCACCTGCGGGTCACCATCCCGAACGCCCGGCTGTGGAGTCCGGACGATCCGTTCCTCTACGACCTGCGCGTCACCCTCACCGGCACGGGTGGCGGTGACGTCGTCGGCGGCTACTTCGGGATGCGCTCGATCGCGAAGGCCGTCGTCAACGGCTTCCTGCGGCCGGTGCTCAACGGGCGGTTCGTGTTCCAGATCGGCACCCTCGACCAGGGCTACTGGCCCGACGGGAGCTACACCGCCCCGACGGACGCCGCGCTGGCCTTCGACCTTCAGCAGCAGAAGAACCTCGGGTTCAACACCGTCCGCAAACACATCAAGGTCGAACCCGCGCGGTGGTACTACTGGGCCGACCGCCTCGGGCTGATGGTGTGGCAGGACATGCCGTCGATGCGTACCGGGGTGACGCCGTCCACGTCGGACCGCACGAACTTCGAGAGCGAACTGCACCGCATGGTGGACCAGCTGCGCGGGATCACCTCGATCGTCCAGTGGCAGCCGTTCAACGAGGGCTGGGGCGAGTACGACCCGGCGCGCATCGCCGACCTGGTCAAGAGCTGGGATCCGACGCGGCTGGTGGACAACAACTCCGGCTCCAACTGTTGCGGCTTCGACGGCGGCAACGGCGACGCGATCGACGACCACATCTACGTCGGGCCGGGCCAGACCCAGCTGCCCAGCGTCACCCGGGTCGCCGAACTCGGCGAGTTCGGCGGCCTCGGGCTGATCGTGCCGGGCCACGAGTGGCAGGCCGGCGCCGGGTTCAGCTACGAGATGGAGCCCGACTCGGCCACGCTCACCAAGCGGTACGCCGAGGTCACCGACACGCTCCAGGGACTGATCTTCGCCCGGGGCCTGTCGGCGTCGATCTACACCGAGCCGACCGACGTGGAGAACGAGCGCAACGGGTTCTACACCTACGACCGGCAGGTCCTGAAGATGGACGCCGCCCAGGTACGCGCGGCGAACCTGGCGGTGCAGGCGGCGGCCGGCGGGCTACGGCTCAACACGCTGGTGTCCCTCGGCGCGACGACGTCCTGCTGCACGACCCGCTATCTGCGGCAGAACCCGCTCGGCGTGACGGTTCCGGTGACCAGCGGCAGTGGCGACGTCACCAAGCAGGACACCACATTCCGGCTGCGAGCCGGGCTGGCCGACGCCGCGTGCTACTCCTTCGAGTCCCGTAACTACCCGGGGCAGTACCTGCGGCACTCGGCGTACCGGGTGCAGCGGGCGGTCAACGACGGCTCGTCGCTGTTCGCGCAGGACGCCACGTTCTGCGTGCGTACCGGGCACACGGCTCAGGGGGTGTCGTTCGAGTCGAAGAACTTCCCCGGCCGGTTCCTGCGGCACATCGACTCCGAGGTCTACATCGCCGCGAACGGCGGCCCGAACAGCTTCGACAACGCGGCGTCGTGGGCGGCCGACACCACCTGGCAGGTCGCCGCGCCCTGGTGGCGCAGCGGCGCATCGCTCGCCACCGACCAGGCCGTCTCGCTGCAGGTCGTCACGGCCTGCTGCACCAACCGCTATCTGCGGCACTACAACGGTCTCGGCTACACCGAGGTGGTGACGTCGGCCGGCGACGCGACGCTCAAGGCGGACGCGACCTTCGTCGTACGCCACGGCCTTGCCGATTCGAGCTGCTACTCGTTCGAGTCGCGTAACTTCCCGGGCCAATACCTGCGGCACGCGCAGTTCCGCGTACGCAAGGACGCCAACGACGGCACGGCGACGTTCGCCCAGGACGCCACCTTCTGTGCCCAGCCGGGCCGGCTCGCCGGCTCCGACGTGACGCTGACCTCCTACAACATCGCCACCCGGGCGATCCGGCACTACGCCTCGGAGGTGTGGATCGCCGCCGAGGGCGGACCCAATTCGCCGTACGACGCCGCGGGCAGCTATGCCGCCGACGTCACCTGGCATCCGGCGGCGGCCTGGGGCTGA
- a CDS encoding MerR family transcriptional regulator, giving the protein MLTIGEFSRAARLSPRALRLYDKLGLLPPEVVDAETGYRYYHPEQLGRGRLIAWLRRLGMPLDVIRVVCDATPDAAAKEIERYRAVIASEAATRDRVATFLVDHFSGRAEPMPTPLTIQYAARTEPGVGRDTNEDTAYADDRLLAVADGMRGAAGDRASAAAIEALRDLPTGDLIPALAAAVDRAQARLTEIAADDPSGQAVTTLTALVWSGSQLGLAHIGDTRVYLLRDGQLFQLTHDHSYVQSLVDSGRLTDDEAMAHPQRAQLIRALTNEGAAEPDLSVREARAGDRYLLCTDGLFAVVDRDAIRTSLARSVGANEVVDDLIARAYAAGAPDNVACVVADVVPA; this is encoded by the coding sequence GTGCTGACGATCGGCGAGTTCTCTCGCGCCGCCCGGCTGTCACCCCGGGCGCTGCGGCTCTACGACAAGCTCGGGCTGCTGCCGCCGGAAGTGGTCGACGCGGAGACGGGGTACCGGTACTACCACCCCGAACAGCTCGGCCGCGGCCGGTTGATCGCGTGGCTGCGCCGGCTCGGCATGCCCCTGGACGTGATCCGCGTGGTCTGCGACGCGACCCCTGACGCGGCCGCGAAGGAGATCGAGCGGTATCGCGCCGTGATCGCGTCCGAGGCGGCCACCCGCGACCGGGTCGCCACCTTTCTCGTCGACCACTTCTCCGGAAGGGCCGAACCCATGCCGACCCCACTGACCATCCAGTACGCCGCGCGCACGGAGCCCGGCGTCGGCCGCGACACCAACGAGGACACGGCGTACGCCGACGACCGGCTGCTCGCCGTCGCCGACGGCATGCGCGGCGCGGCCGGTGACCGGGCGAGCGCCGCCGCGATCGAGGCACTGCGCGACCTGCCGACCGGCGACCTGATCCCGGCGCTGGCCGCTGCGGTGGATCGGGCCCAGGCGCGGCTGACCGAGATCGCCGCCGACGACCCGTCGGGGCAAGCGGTGACCACGCTGACCGCCCTGGTCTGGTCCGGTTCCCAGCTGGGCCTGGCGCACATCGGCGACACCCGGGTCTACCTGCTGCGCGACGGGCAGCTGTTCCAGCTCACCCACGACCACAGCTACGTCCAGTCGCTGGTCGACAGCGGCCGGTTGACCGACGACGAGGCGATGGCGCACCCGCAACGGGCTCAGCTCATCCGTGCGCTGACCAACGAAGGCGCGGCCGAACCGGACCTGAGCGTACGCGAGGCGCGGGCGGGCGACCGCTATCTGCTGTGCACCGACGGGTTGTTCGCGGTGGTGGACAGGGACGCCATCCGGACGTCGCTCGCCCGATCCGTGGGCGCGAACGAGGTCGTCGACGACCTCATCGCCCGGGCGTACGCCGCCGGCGCTCCCGACAACGTCGCCTGCGTGGTCGCGGACGTCGTCCCCGCCTGA
- a CDS encoding isochorismatase family protein yields MTHMCVTFTAEGAFLRGNAPTVVADACATRPLPSATGPTTAAEQHRVALATIGDLYAVVVPTAADLR; encoded by the coding sequence ATGACCCACATGTGCGTCACGTTCACCGCGGAAGGCGCGTTTCTGCGCGGCAACGCACCCACCGTCGTCGCCGACGCCTGCGCCACCCGGCCGCTGCCCTCGGCCACCGGTCCGACGACCGCCGCCGAGCAGCATCGCGTCGCGCTGGCGACCATCGGCGACCTGTACGCCGTCGTCGTCCCCACCGCGGCCGACCTGCGCTGA
- a CDS encoding ricin-type beta-trefoil lectin domain protein — protein MPTRAHPRRIRLVRLLAALAVTAALTVTGSQLSPTAAAAVTGTGPITGIGGKCVDVAAANSANGTQVQLYTCNGTSAQQWVVGADGTIKALGKCLTVAAAGTANGTKAQIYDCDGTNAQKWNQTGTALVNAGSGTCLDATGQSSADGTALQIWSCSGNANQQWTLPGASAGFVHPGVLVSRAQLDFVKGRVQAGAQPWTSAYNAMLASRYASLSRTPAPRSVVECGPYSNPNYGCTDEREDAIAAYTDALAWYISGNTAYAQKAIQLMDAWSAVITDHTNSNAPLQTGWAGSVWPRAAEIIKYTYSSWPNSGRFATMLRNVYLPKVRNGSNSNGNWELSMMEAAIGVSVFLDDRASYNSAVTRYLNRVHAYVYLTSDGSLPYTVPGSGLDTSSEIIGYWQGQSTFVTGLTQETCRDFTHTGYGISAISHVAETSRIQGQDLYPQVGERLRQALGFQSTYQRGAAVPSWLCGGSLTLGLGPITEVGYNAMHNRLGYGMTNTEALTLAQRPAGTNNLFVAWETLTHGDNPA, from the coding sequence ATGCCCACCCGCGCCCACCCGCGGCGAATCCGCCTCGTTCGGCTGCTCGCCGCGCTCGCCGTAACGGCAGCGCTGACCGTCACCGGCAGCCAGTTGTCCCCGACGGCCGCCGCCGCGGTCACCGGCACCGGGCCGATCACCGGGATCGGCGGCAAGTGCGTCGACGTCGCGGCGGCCAACTCCGCCAACGGAACCCAGGTCCAGCTCTACACCTGCAATGGCACCAGCGCCCAGCAATGGGTGGTCGGTGCGGACGGCACGATCAAGGCTCTCGGCAAATGCCTCACCGTCGCGGCGGCCGGGACGGCGAACGGCACCAAGGCCCAGATCTACGACTGCGACGGCACCAACGCCCAGAAGTGGAACCAGACCGGCACCGCGCTGGTGAACGCCGGGTCGGGCACGTGTCTCGACGCGACCGGGCAGAGTTCGGCCGACGGGACGGCTTTGCAGATCTGGTCGTGCAGCGGCAACGCCAACCAGCAGTGGACGCTCCCCGGCGCGTCGGCCGGCTTCGTCCACCCGGGCGTACTCGTGAGCCGGGCGCAGCTCGACTTCGTCAAGGGCAGGGTGCAGGCCGGGGCGCAGCCGTGGACCAGCGCGTACAACGCGATGCTCGCGAGCCGGTACGCGTCGTTGTCGCGTACGCCCGCGCCGAGATCGGTCGTCGAATGCGGCCCCTACTCGAACCCGAACTACGGGTGCACCGACGAACGCGAGGACGCGATCGCGGCGTACACGGACGCGCTGGCCTGGTACATCTCCGGCAACACCGCATACGCGCAGAAGGCGATCCAGCTCATGGACGCCTGGTCGGCGGTGATCACCGATCACACGAACTCCAACGCCCCGCTGCAGACCGGCTGGGCCGGTTCGGTGTGGCCCCGGGCGGCCGAGATCATCAAGTACACCTACTCGTCGTGGCCCAACTCCGGCCGGTTCGCCACCATGCTGCGCAACGTGTACCTGCCCAAGGTGCGCAACGGCTCCAACAGCAACGGCAACTGGGAGCTGTCCATGATGGAGGCCGCGATCGGCGTCTCGGTCTTCCTCGACGACCGGGCGAGCTACAACTCCGCGGTCACGCGCTACCTCAACCGCGTGCATGCGTACGTCTATCTCACGAGCGACGGCTCGCTGCCCTACACCGTCCCCGGCAGCGGCCTCGACACCAGCAGCGAGATCATCGGGTACTGGCAGGGCCAGTCGACCTTCGTCACCGGGCTGACCCAGGAGACCTGCCGCGACTTCACCCACACCGGCTACGGCATCTCGGCCATCTCGCACGTCGCGGAGACCTCGCGCATCCAGGGCCAGGACCTCTACCCACAGGTGGGGGAGCGGCTGCGGCAGGCGCTGGGCTTCCAGTCGACCTACCAGCGCGGCGCCGCTGTGCCGTCCTGGCTGTGCGGCGGCTCGCTCACCCTCGGCCTCGGGCCGATCACCGAGGTCGGCTACAACGCCATGCACAACCGCCTCGGCTACGGCATGACCAACACCGAGGCGCTCACCCTCGCGCAACGCCCGGCCGGGACCAACAACCTGTTCGTCGCGTGGGAGACCCTCACGCACGGCGACAATCCAGCATGA
- a CDS encoding FAD-binding oxidoreductase, with protein sequence MSNELDILRRDFRGDIIEPGGADYETASRSVLVVGSPAYVLRPKSVADVQAAVTFANSAVLPLAVRGGGHAFAGFGTNEGGVVIDLSPLADVEVLDDSLVRIGGGATWGQVATALAPHRLAISSGDTRSVGVGGLTLSGGMGWKVRKHGLALDALVSAEVVTADGQLVRASEADNPDLFWAIRGGGGNFGIVTAFEFRAHPTTDVFFGRISFPAAEAATVLHGWAECLRTAPAELTSIVELANPFAGGNAAPVEVRVAYDGDDPDLAARAIDPIRRLGTVLDDTVVLTAYPDVLVDGVVPPPGIALFTRSGFVEQASVPEVLRMLAEVGASERPPFLAVRSLGGAVSEVPADATAYAHRSAELMVLTTIAGPKPVVDGARAGIDAIWGRLAPHVSGAYANFLATATEADVAAVYPAATYDRLAAVKRRFDPGNLFSANHNVRPA encoded by the coding sequence ATGAGCAATGAGCTGGACATCCTGCGCCGCGACTTCCGCGGCGACATCATCGAGCCCGGCGGCGCGGACTACGAGACCGCCAGCCGTTCCGTTCTGGTCGTCGGCAGCCCCGCGTACGTGCTGCGCCCCAAGTCCGTCGCCGACGTGCAGGCCGCCGTGACGTTCGCGAACTCCGCCGTCCTCCCGCTGGCCGTGCGCGGCGGCGGGCATGCCTTCGCCGGTTTCGGCACGAACGAGGGCGGCGTCGTGATCGACCTGAGCCCGCTGGCCGACGTCGAGGTCCTCGACGACTCCCTCGTGCGGATCGGCGGCGGCGCCACCTGGGGCCAGGTCGCGACGGCGCTCGCCCCACACCGCCTGGCGATCTCCTCCGGCGACACCCGCAGCGTCGGCGTCGGCGGGCTGACGCTGTCCGGCGGGATGGGCTGGAAGGTCCGCAAGCACGGCCTCGCCCTCGACGCCCTGGTCTCGGCCGAGGTGGTCACCGCCGACGGCCAACTGGTACGCGCCAGCGAGGCCGACAATCCGGACCTGTTCTGGGCGATCCGGGGTGGCGGCGGCAACTTCGGCATCGTGACGGCCTTCGAGTTCCGGGCCCACCCGACGACGGACGTGTTCTTCGGCCGGATCTCCTTCCCGGCGGCGGAGGCAGCGACCGTGCTGCACGGCTGGGCGGAGTGTCTGCGTACCGCGCCGGCCGAGCTGACCTCGATCGTCGAGCTGGCCAACCCGTTCGCGGGCGGCAACGCCGCACCCGTCGAGGTCCGCGTCGCCTACGATGGCGACGACCCCGACCTGGCCGCGCGGGCGATCGACCCGATCCGGCGGCTCGGGACCGTCCTCGACGACACCGTGGTGCTCACGGCGTACCCGGACGTCCTCGTGGACGGCGTCGTCCCGCCGCCTGGCATCGCGCTGTTCACCCGCAGCGGGTTCGTCGAGCAGGCTTCCGTGCCGGAGGTGCTGCGCATGCTGGCCGAGGTGGGCGCTTCCGAGCGACCGCCGTTCCTGGCCGTACGCAGTCTCGGCGGCGCGGTGTCCGAGGTACCGGCGGACGCGACGGCGTACGCCCACCGCTCGGCGGAACTGATGGTGCTGACCACGATCGCGGGACCGAAGCCGGTCGTGGACGGCGCGCGAGCCGGGATCGACGCGATCTGGGGACGGCTCGCGCCCCACGTCAGCGGGGCGTACGCCAACTTCCTCGCCACCGCCACCGAGGCGGACGTCGCGGCGGTCTACCCGGCGGCGACCTATGACCGGCTGGCGGCGGTGAAGCGACGGTTCGACCCGGGCAACCTGTTCAGCGCCAACCACAACGTCCGGCCCGCGTAG
- a CDS encoding beta-1,3-glucanase family protein, whose product MRTWTRVAGALAATALAVPLALADVATPAQAIGPDLLPVTVTNSTGRGDATYLYVIGVQLSSGRLGYVNSGGTFTAWSGGQIPPSPAPDVSIGGPGNGGSTTIRFPRGFSGRVYFSFGQKLQFFLTPDGLVQPAPWAAGDANQNILFDWSEFTYNDAGLWLNSSQVDMFAVPHAVTVTGGSGVTKRTGDLVANGRDAVINGVRGQSGWANTVYTRSDGTVLRVLSPGKAAGAGLFSATYLDGYIASAWGAYASKTLTVVPFADQPNTKYFGRTSGTVMAFTNSSGAQVASFNRPSSADVWGCAGNLNAPNDLVVGPIARTLCAALNRGTLGTIDTQPSTNAAQFYQNSPTNQYAKIIHANMTDGKAYAFPFDDVGNFESLVNDGDPRSASIILSPFTGGGGGGTIPAGSGTISGPGGKCVDVAGDDVGVNAAAVQLWDCQAAAVDQHWRHNADLSLSTLGRCLDIVGNGTGQGTQVQLWDCNGVGGQKWVQQADGSLRNPQSGRCLDSPSGATANGTRLQIWDCNGSGAQKFTANGGGPIVGPGGKCVDVAGDDVGVNNTAVQLWDCQAYAVDQHWLRLSSGSLRTLGRCLDVVAGGTGNGALIQLYDCNGTGAQIWQQQADGSLKNPQSGRCLDSPSGNTADGTRLQIWDCNGSGAQKFALS is encoded by the coding sequence CTGGACAAGGGTCGCCGGCGCACTCGCGGCGACCGCCCTGGCCGTTCCCCTGGCGCTGGCCGACGTGGCCACGCCCGCCCAGGCCATCGGACCCGACCTGCTCCCGGTCACGGTCACCAACAGCACCGGTCGCGGCGACGCCACCTACCTCTACGTCATCGGCGTGCAGCTGTCCTCCGGGCGGCTCGGCTACGTCAACTCCGGCGGCACGTTCACGGCGTGGAGTGGTGGGCAGATCCCGCCGAGCCCCGCCCCCGACGTGTCGATCGGCGGGCCGGGCAACGGCGGCAGCACCACGATCCGGTTTCCGCGCGGCTTCTCCGGCCGGGTGTACTTCTCCTTCGGGCAGAAGCTGCAGTTCTTCCTGACCCCGGACGGGCTCGTCCAGCCCGCACCATGGGCGGCCGGCGACGCGAACCAGAACATCCTGTTCGACTGGAGCGAGTTCACCTACAACGACGCCGGGCTGTGGCTCAACAGCTCGCAGGTCGACATGTTCGCGGTGCCGCACGCGGTCACCGTGACGGGCGGCTCCGGCGTCACGAAGCGTACGGGTGACCTGGTCGCGAACGGGCGGGACGCGGTCATCAACGGCGTCCGCGGCCAGTCCGGCTGGGCCAACACCGTCTACACCCGTTCGGACGGGACCGTGCTGCGCGTCCTGTCCCCCGGCAAGGCCGCCGGGGCGGGCCTGTTCAGCGCGACCTATCTGGACGGCTACATCGCCTCCGCCTGGGGGGCGTACGCCTCGAAGACGCTGACCGTCGTCCCGTTCGCCGATCAGCCGAATACCAAGTACTTCGGGCGTACGAGCGGAACGGTGATGGCCTTCACCAACTCGTCGGGCGCTCAGGTGGCGTCGTTCAACCGCCCGTCCAGCGCCGACGTGTGGGGCTGCGCCGGGAACCTCAACGCTCCCAACGATCTGGTCGTCGGCCCCATCGCGCGTACGCTGTGCGCCGCGCTCAACCGGGGCACGCTCGGCACGATCGACACCCAGCCGAGCACCAACGCGGCGCAGTTCTACCAGAACAGCCCGACCAACCAGTACGCCAAGATCATTCACGCGAACATGACCGACGGCAAGGCGTACGCGTTCCCGTTCGACGACGTCGGCAACTTCGAGTCCCTGGTCAACGACGGCGATCCCCGGTCGGCGAGCATCATCCTGAGCCCGTTCACCGGTGGCGGCGGCGGCGGAACGATTCCGGCGGGGTCGGGGACGATCTCTGGTCCGGGTGGCAAGTGTGTGGACGTGGCCGGTGACGACGTCGGGGTGAACGCGGCGGCGGTGCAGCTGTGGGATTGTCAGGCGGCGGCGGTGGATCAGCATTGGCGGCATAACGCGGATCTGTCGTTGTCGACGTTGGGCCGGTGTCTGGACATCGTGGGCAACGGCACGGGGCAGGGTACGCAGGTGCAGTTGTGGGATTGCAACGGTGTGGGCGGGCAGAAGTGGGTGCAGCAGGCTGACGGGTCGTTGCGCAATCCGCAGTCGGGCCGGTGTTTGGACTCGCCCAGTGGTGCCACGGCGAACGGGACTCGGTTGCAGATCTGGGACTGCAACGGCAGCGGCGCGCAGAAGTTCACGGCTAATGGTGGTGGTCCGATTGTGGGGCCGGGTGGCAAGTGTGTGGATGTGGCCGGTGACGACGTCGGGGTGAACAACACGGCGGTGCAGTTGTGGGACTGTCAGGCGTACGCGGTGGATCAGCATTGGCTGCGGTTGTCGAGTGGTTCGTTGCGGACGTTGGGCCGGTGTCTGGATGTGGTGGCCGGTGGCACGGGCAACGGGGCACTAATCCAGTTGTATGACTGCAACGGGACGGGGGCGCAGATCTGGCAGCAGCAGGCCGACGGGTCGCTGAAGAACCCGCAGTCGGGCCGCTGTCTCGACTCGCCCAGCGGTAACACCGCCGACGGGACCCGGTTGCAGATCTGGGACTGCAACGGCAGCGGCGCACAGAAATTCGCCCTGTCCTAA
- a CDS encoding helix-turn-helix domain-containing protein, producing MWVMNPAITTSRCPAASTSSPHPGEDPLTAALTWAQSHLDGPLGIDQLAAQAHMSRSTFTRMFRARTGTTVHRWLVTQRLDRARHLLESTGLGVDVVAARSGFGTPTRLREHFAAALGTTPTRYRAEFAGRRPDDVAVARPRQ from the coding sequence ATGTGGGTCATGAACCCGGCGATCACCACGTCCCGATGCCCGGCCGCGTCGACGAGTTCGCCGCATCCCGGCGAGGACCCGCTGACCGCCGCGCTGACCTGGGCGCAGTCCCATCTGGACGGTCCGCTCGGCATCGATCAGCTGGCCGCGCAGGCGCACATGAGTCGCAGCACCTTCACCCGGATGTTCCGGGCGCGTACCGGCACGACCGTGCACCGATGGCTGGTCACCCAGCGCCTCGACCGTGCCCGGCACCTGCTGGAATCGACCGGCCTGGGGGTGGACGTGGTGGCGGCCCGATCCGGCTTCGGTACGCCGACCCGCCTGCGCGAGCACTTCGCCGCCGCGCTGGGGACCACGCCGACGCGATACCGGGCCGAGTTCGCCGGACGGCGGCCGGACGACGTCGCTGTCGCCCGGCCGCGTCAGTAG
- a CDS encoding NAD(P)H-binding protein: MRILIAGSTGTVGRQIVAQLVAQGHSVRALTRNPEAALPGAEMVVGNLTDPSTLVEALDGVDAMHLISFDGGGYQPLATGPEIVELASRAGVKRVTVLGGKDESGVEKALRDSDLAWTIVQPVEFMGNALAWIPAVHAGEVKEPFIDRRSAMVHEADIAAIAVVGLTEDGHGGQTYTVTGPQVLTVPEKVEILSRALGKEIGLVELTEAQAREKWAGEGLAADIIDFLIWAYGNTPEIGYTVVSTVEDLTGKPARTFAQWCAENAPAFA, translated from the coding sequence ATGAGAATCCTGATCGCCGGATCCACCGGCACCGTCGGCCGCCAGATCGTCGCCCAGCTCGTCGCCCAGGGGCACTCGGTCCGGGCGCTGACCCGCAACCCGGAGGCCGCCCTGCCCGGCGCGGAGATGGTCGTGGGCAACCTGACCGACCCCAGCACCCTTGTCGAGGCGCTCGACGGCGTCGACGCCATGCACCTGATCAGCTTCGACGGCGGCGGTTACCAGCCGCTGGCGACCGGGCCGGAGATCGTCGAGCTGGCGAGCCGGGCCGGCGTCAAGCGGGTGACCGTGCTCGGCGGCAAGGACGAGTCCGGTGTGGAGAAGGCGCTGCGCGACAGTGACCTTGCCTGGACGATCGTGCAGCCCGTGGAGTTCATGGGCAACGCGCTGGCCTGGATTCCCGCCGTCCACGCGGGTGAGGTCAAGGAGCCGTTCATCGACCGGCGCAGCGCGATGGTGCACGAGGCGGACATCGCGGCCATCGCCGTCGTGGGACTGACCGAGGACGGCCACGGCGGGCAGACCTACACGGTGACCGGTCCGCAGGTGCTGACCGTGCCGGAGAAGGTCGAGATCCTGAGCCGGGCGCTCGGCAAGGAGATCGGGCTCGTCGAGCTGACCGAGGCCCAGGCGCGGGAGAAGTGGGCCGGCGAAGGACTGGCCGCCGACATCATCGACTTCCTGATCTGGGCGTACGGGAACACTCCGGAGATCGGCTACACCGTCGTGTCGACGGTGGAGGATCTGACCGGCAAGCCCGCTCGCACCTTCGCACAATGGTGCGCGGAGAACGCTCCGGCCTTCGCCTGA